From the Psychrilyobacter piezotolerans genome, one window contains:
- the rocD gene encoding ornithine--oxo-acid transaminase has protein sequence MSKTKLMIDEVEKWSAHNYHPIPIVIAEGEGIWVTDVEGNKYMDMLAAYSAVNQGHRHPKIVSALIDQAQKMPLTSRAFHNDKMGAYVKKLCEFTGFEKVLPMNTGAEAVETALKAVRKWGHQVKGVECAEIIACQNNFAGRTISTISFSTEDQYREGFGPFTPGFKTVPFGDLKALEDAITDNTVAVIMEPIQGEAGIIVPPEGYLKGVREITKANNVLMVCDEIQTGFGRTGKLFAFEHDNIRPDVVTVGKALSGGLYPVSAMLSSKEVMDVFRPGDHGSTFGGNPLGCAVAMAALDVLEDENLVERSKELGDYLLDELKKIDSEHIKEVRGKGLFVGVELDKPARPFCEALMKEGILCKETHEFTIRLAPPLVVKKEELDICIEKLKKVLK, from the coding sequence ATGTCTAAAACAAAACTAATGATTGATGAAGTTGAAAAGTGGAGTGCTCATAATTATCATCCCATTCCCATTGTTATTGCAGAAGGCGAAGGCATCTGGGTAACTGATGTAGAAGGCAATAAGTATATGGATATGTTAGCAGCATATTCGGCAGTAAATCAGGGGCATAGACACCCCAAAATAGTTTCAGCGCTTATTGACCAGGCTCAAAAAATGCCATTGACTTCAAGAGCTTTTCACAATGACAAGATGGGGGCTTACGTAAAAAAGTTATGTGAATTCACAGGTTTTGAAAAGGTTTTACCAATGAATACAGGCGCAGAAGCGGTTGAGACTGCTCTAAAAGCTGTTCGAAAATGGGGTCATCAAGTGAAAGGTGTTGAATGTGCTGAAATCATTGCCTGTCAAAATAACTTTGCCGGAAGGACAATCAGTACAATTTCTTTTTCAACAGAAGATCAATATAGGGAGGGCTTCGGACCTTTCACACCAGGTTTCAAAACTGTTCCTTTTGGTGATTTAAAAGCATTGGAAGATGCCATAACAGACAATACAGTTGCTGTAATTATGGAGCCGATTCAAGGTGAAGCCGGTATTATTGTACCTCCTGAAGGGTACTTAAAAGGTGTGAGAGAAATTACAAAAGCCAATAATGTTTTAATGGTCTGTGATGAAATTCAAACTGGCTTTGGTAGAACTGGAAAGCTTTTTGCCTTCGAACACGATAATATCAGACCGGACGTTGTAACAGTAGGTAAAGCTTTAAGTGGTGGATTGTATCCGGTATCTGCAATGCTATCATCAAAAGAAGTTATGGATGTATTCAGACCAGGTGACCACGGATCAACATTCGGAGGTAATCCATTAGGATGTGCGGTTGCTATGGCAGCATTAGATGTTCTAGAAGATGAAAACTTAGTGGAAAGATCTAAAGAATTAGGAGACTATCTTTTGGATGAATTGAAGAAGATAGATTCAGAACATATTAAAGAAGTGCGGGGTAAAGGTCTGTTTGTTGGTGTTGAACTGGATAAACCAGCAAGACCATTCTGCGAAGCTTTAATGAAGGAAGGTATTCTTTGTAAAGAAACACATGAGTTTACAATTCGTTTAGCACCACCTTTAGTAGTTAAAAAGGAAGAATTAGATATATGTATAGAGAAATTAAAGAAAGTATTGAAATAA